Genomic DNA from Paenibacillus donghaensis:
ATGTTCTACACCATAAATAATCTTTCTATTTCTCGCAGAAACGGATGCCTGAAAGCGATACGTAGTATCGCTGCTTCGGAAGCATATGCTTCACAGAGGGCGACGAAGCCGTTTCGACTTGTTTCCATGGATCAGCAGCATGCAGAGCAGCGCAACAGCCATGCTTAGCGCCGCACTGTAGAAGAGTACGGAGTACCCCCACAGGTCAATCAGCAGTCCAAGCAGTGGAGGGGAACTGATTGCCGCGAGCGAGGAGACCAGATAATACATCCCGGTGCGGGTGCCAATACTCTCTTCCGTTCCGGTAGCGACGACATAAGGATAGGAATTGATGTTGATGCAGGCCCAGAAGATGCCGCCGGTCAGCAGCAGTGCGCGCAGCATCAGGAGATTGCCCGCGAGGCCGACCGTCGCGAACACTGCCATCAGTCCGCAGACTCCAATAATAATCACTTTCTTCTTGCCGAAACGGCTGCCCAGCCAGCCGCTCGGCACAGCGAACAGCACGAAGGCCAGGGAGAAGAAGGTCAGGGAGAAGGAGGCGTCCTGCTCGCTAAGCCCGAGATGATTCTTGCCGTATAAGGTGAACAGGGTCTCCACCCCCTGATAAGCCACAAACCAGAAGAAGATGGCTGCCAGCAGAAAGACGGTGGTCCGGTCCAGCTGTGATTTGAAGGAGATCCGGTGGGAGCGAATGGCTGCGGTCCTGTCCATTCCTGGCTGTATAGCAGCTTCCGGCACAGCGGCCGCGGCGGGATTCACGCCATCGCGGTTCTCCTTGATGAAGCGGGTCACAATCAGCAGACAGAGCAGAGTGATAGCTCCCGCAACGATAAACGGCAGCGCCGGATTGGAATTGTACAGCTTGGAGCCTACGCCGAAGGCCAGGATGGAGCCGAAGCCGCCCATGAAATTAATCAGGCCATTGGCCTTGGTGCGCTGTGGCTCGGGTGTGATATCCGGCATCAGTGCAACGGTCGGCGAGCGGTAGAGGCTCATGGACAGGTTCATCAGCATCATGAACAGCAGCAGCGTGAACAGACCGGTATGAAACGGAATCAGCATCGTCAGCACGGCGGCCAGCGGCATGCCCAGCATCAGATAAGGCATTCTGCGTCCGTAACGCGTATTCGTGCGGTCACTGCGGCTTCCGATCCACGGCTGCAGGAAGAGGGCGAAGTAATTGTCGATGGTCATCAGGAAACTGATCAGGGCTACGCTGTGCACATACTTTTCCAGGAAAAACGGGACAAATGCGTTATACAAGCTCCACGTAATGCTGATGCTGAAAAAGCCAAAGCCAAGCAGCCAGATCCGTTTCACACCATCACACTCCTTCGGCAGCCAGCAGCAGGGCCAGTACATCCGGATAATCGGTGATGATCCCGGATACGCCGGAAGTGATCAGGTACTTCATCCGCTCCGGATCATTGACGGTAAACGGGTGGTACACAAGCCCATGCGCAGCGGCTTCAGCAACGAATTCCGGCAGCACGGCAAAATGGTATGCGTGCAGTGCATCGGCCTGCAGGGTAGCTGCATAATCCCAAGGACGGTACAGCCCTTCTCCATACAAGATGCCGGTGCGGATCTCTGGAGCCAGCGACTTGCAGTAGGCGAGGGAGTAATGGTTGAAGCTGGACAGCACCACACGCTCACTCATCCCGGCTTCACGTACAGCTGCGATTACCTTCTCCTCCATACCCGGATAGAGGAACATGCCGTTCTTCAGCTCAATGTTGAGGATGTTGCTGTTGTCTTGAAGCAACTCCAGCAGCTCCTCCAGCACAGGAACACGCTCTCCGGTGAACTCCGTGCCGAACCAGGAGCCTGCGTCTGCCTCCAGCACTTCCTTCAAGGGGGTGTCCTTGATATAACCGGTCTTGTCTGTGGTGCGGTTTAGTTGCTCGTCATGAATCAGCACAAGCGCGCCATCCGAGGTCATCTGCACATCCGTTTCAATCCCTGTAGCTCCAAGCTCAAGGCCACGGCGGAATGCCGCCATCGTGTTCTCTGGACATACTGCGGATGCCCCGCGGTGTGCGAAATTAATAATAGTAGTCATTGGTTTACGTCCCTTCGTGTGTTGGTGGTTGATAGTTGCCCGTCAGAAACGGATACCTGAAAGCGATACGTAGTAGCGCTGCTTCGGAAGCATACGCTTTACAGAGGGCAGAGAAGCCGTTTCTACTTATACATTCCACTTATACATTCCACATTAAAGTAAGAAACCCTGTCCAGTTCTCCCGGCAGGGCAGTAATCTGCGAAAATTTAACAGGCAGTTAACGTGCTGCTTACATACCCAAGAATTACTGGCGTGTCGGTTTTGCTCCCAGCCACTCCAGCAGCAGGGCTGTGCTCTGCGACGGGGATTGCTGCCCGCTCAGCAGGGTAAGCTCCGGCTGCTCCGGGATCTCATAAGGATCGGAGATGCCGGTGAAGGCTGCGATCTCTCCCCGGCGTGCTTTCGCGTACAGCCCTTTCACGTCACGCTGCTCGCAGACCTCCAGCGGACAGTCCACATAGATCTCCGCGAAGCGGGGCAGCTGCATGCGGGCATAGTCCCGCATCTCCCGGTAAGGGCTGATGACGGAGACGAGGGTGATTATGCCCTGCCGGCTGAGCAAATTGGCGACATAAACAGCCCGGCGGATGTTCTCGAAGCGGTCCTCGCGGCTGAAGCCCAGCTCCTGCCCGAGATGGCGCCTCAGCTCATCGCCGTCAAGCCATTCCACGGCCAGCCCCTGCGTGCGCAGCTGCTCGGCCGCGAGAGCGGCAATCGTGCTTTTGCCCGCGCCGGATAGTCCGGTCAGCCATAGGGTCAGACCGGCAGGATGAGATAGATTCATGTATTCATCACTCCATAGGGGATTCGCTCCAGCAGCCCGGAGCCGTAAATGTCGGCAAGCCGCAGCTCGGGCATGTGGATATAACCGATATAACAATCGCATACCTTCATCCGGCAGCTTCGGGCGGCAGACAGCCCTTTCAGGCCGTCGCGGTAGAGATTGCCGATAACAGCCCGGTCTTTGTAGCAGCGTTTCACCAGACCCTGGCCCTGCACATAGAAAACCTGGCTGCCTGCGCCGCAGGCCTTGCCCAAGCTGTCGTAATCAGTGGCATTAAGCGCAAAATGCGGATCAATCCCGCCAAGGAAGGCCAGCTCATCGTCCGTATAATAATCCGGCAGATCCTTATAGGCATTGACCCATAGATAGACCTGCTCCGGCAGCTTCGCCCGCAGCGAGGCAATCGCATCGAAAGCGCTGCGGATGCCGACACTGCCCACGCTGAAGGGGACGCCGCCCTCATATAGCTTCATGCATTGGTCCAGGAACTTGTGCTCCGTTACCTGACCCGGATGATAGGTCGCCCAGAAGGCGGCCTTTTGCCGGTTCAGCTGGTCCGTGAACGCCAGATCGGCCGACAGATTGGTCTGAATCGCTACCTTGTCCACGTGCTCCATCCGGGAGAGGGTGATCATCGCCTGCTTGTACCAGCGGTGAATCAGCCCTTCGCCGTAGGGATTGAAGAAGATCGACAGCCGGTGGCCGTCCTTGCCCTGGGCCGCGGCCCAGGCTACGAAGGTTTCCAGTCCTTCGCGGTCCCGCTGCAGGCGTGCGGCACTGTCCCTGTTTTTGGAGAAGGGGCAATAGGGACAGTCATAGTTGCAGGAGGTCAGGAAACCGCGGTAATAGAGCACCGCGTTCATGGCAGGACGAACCTTTCCATCTGCTCCCGGACCTCGCCGGAGATAAACCAGTCGCCGATGGAGTCGGAATAGCCCAGCCCCTCGCCTGTCAGATGCAGCACCCCATCGATCTCCCGGCCCAGCCCGCTGCGCAGCAGCAGGGACAGCTCGGGGAAATCGTCCAGCAGCAGAGTACCAAAGCGCCCGCTGTAATCGCTGAGCTGCAGCCCTTCGCTGTGCAGAATGGCCTTGAGAATGAAACGCCGCTTCTGCTCGTCAAGGCTCAGCATGATTCCGTAATCAGCGGTGTTGTAATACTCTGTAGCCACATAATCGGCAATAATGCTCTCCGTAGCCTTGCGGCTGACGCCGTAGCGGGAGGCATAGTGGACATTCCGCGTATACGATCGGGCCCCGCAGCCCAGCCCGACCATGCCTTCCTCCTGACAGCTGTAGTCCAGGATGGCCTTGTCCGTACCGGCGGCGGGCTTGGCGAACCGACGCATGGAGTATTGCTGGTAGCCGCGCGCTGCAAGCACCTGCCGGGCAGCGTTGTAGCAGTCCATGCGGATATCATCCTGCCGCCCGATATCCTCCGGCTTGACGATGGTATGCTCGCGGGTATAGAGCGGATAGAGGAAGATCTCCTCCGGCTCATAGGTCAGGGCCTGCTCCAGCGAATACAGCCAGGAGTCCACGGTCTGTCCCGGCAGCCCGTAGATCAGATCCAGATTCAGAATCGGGAAATCATAGCGGCCCAGCAGCTCCAGGGCACGGTACACCTCATCCGGGTTCTGCGGGCGGTAGATCGCTGCCGATTCGGCGGCGACGAAGCTCTGGATGCCCATGCTGACCCGATCCACCGTATGCTCCTGCAGAATGCCGAGCTTCTCGGCCGTGATCGTCTCCGGCGAGGTCTCCACCGAGATCGAGGCCGCCGCAGGGTCCAGGCCCATCACGCCGGTGGCGATGGTGAACAGGCGGCGCAGCTGGTCCGCCGCCAGCAAGGTGGGCGTGCCGCCGCCAATCGCGAAGCGGGCGTAAGGCTTGTGTCCTGTGAACGCGGACCACTGCCTGGCCTGGCGCTCCAGCGCATCTACATAGCGGGCGTGGACATCGGCCCTTTTGTCCGGCAGCGTGAACAGGTTGCAGAAGCCGCAGCGGGCCCCGCAGAACGGGATATGCATATATAGAAAGAACGATTCCGCAGGCTCGTCCCGCCACAGCGTCTCCAGGGGAAGCGGGGGCTGAAGCTCGCGGTAAGCGGTTTTGTGCGGATAGGAATACAGATAAGAACGGTAAGGGTCAGCAGTGATGCTGTCCTTCCAGTGCTGAAGCTGCTCCACAGAGAGCGGCGGCTGCCCACCTTGATGGAGCAGCGGGCGATTGGGCACAGAGGTCATGGCTGTTCTCCATCCTTTCGGGATTAGCTGCCGGGTTGTGCCCGGCAAGTGATGTTTATTGTTACTTTGCTTGTTACTACTTAGTTCCCAGCGAGGATAGAAGGTTACCTGGAACGTTTGGAGTAGATAGAAGAAACGAAACTGGTTGCTGCTTAAGTCCAGTAAAAAGTTAGAATGTTGCTCAGGAACGTTTGGAGTAAATAGAAGAAGCGAAACTGATTGCTGCTTAAGTTCAGTGCAAAGTTAGAATGTCGCTCAGGAACGTTTGGAGTAGATTAGATGCAAAACTGGTTACTACTTAGGACCCTGAGACACTCCAAACACTTGAACTAGGTAACCTGCATTCTAGTGAACCGTATAGCCCCTATTTCCTCCTATCTGCGATCTTTTGACGTCTTACGGACCGTATAGCCCCTAAGTCGTCAAAACAGGCTCAAAAGCGAGGGTTTTCTGTGATATAAAGGCTCCTGGGTCCGTTAATCCTGCAAAACGGCCTATGTACAGCAAATAGAGGCTCCTGAGTCCGCAACCGTCTGAAATCGAAGCGAGGGTTACGAGCGAAGAGGGCTAGGGGACCTAAGTAGTAACCAAATATGCAACTAATTTCAGCTCAAACGTGACCAATCAGGCGATTAAGTGCATTTCTACAACTAATCTCCAGTAAATCAGGATTATTTCGCTCAAACGCCGAAATTAGATGCTTTTTTGCATTTATTTCCTCCAAAACCGAGAAAAACCATCATTTAGATGCGTATTCGCAACTAAATCATAGATGTGAACTTGTGATAAAAGCGCCTGAGCACACTTCTCTTTATCTCACCAACCAGAGACCTAAGTAGTTACTACTTTCGCAACTAAATCAAGGGTTCGATCTTAGGATGCCACCACGAAACTGAGTCTTCGATGACTCATCCTATGTTGACCTAAGTAGTGTCTTCGGTGGTTCATCCTACTTAGGCCTAAGCAGTAACCGGTACTTATAATATAAATTCGCGATAAGGCACGTTCCACACCGTCTCATGGGCCAGCCGGTGCCCCTGGTAGCCGTCTTCGCCATAGGCCGTTCCGTGATCGGAGAAGGCCAGGCAGAAAACCGGATTGCCGCGTGCGCGAAACGCATGGAACAGGCGGCCCAGCTCACCGTCGACATAACGCAGCGCGGCACACTGACTGTCGACGGAATCGTGCCGTGCCCCCGGCACGAAATAATGGTTCGGCCCATGAATGGCCGATACATTCAGGAACATAAACAGCCGCTGGTCAGGCGCGGTGTTCTCCAGCAGCTTCAGGGCATGGTTGACCTGATGCTCCGTGGAGCGCGGATTCGTCACCCCGAACGTCATCCGCCAGTAACTATGCTGGAAGTAGGCGGGCAGCGCGCGGGCGAGTGGATTTTTTTTGGTGAAAAAAATCACGCCCCCGATGCAAACCGTACGATACCCTTCAGCGGCCAGCCCGGCAACAATATCCGGCGTGTCGAACAGCCAGGTGTGCGGATGCGTCTTCATTCCGGTGTTCTTGGAGTGGAACAGGCGGATATGCTCCGACTTGTCCGTAGTGGCCGGTGTGGGCAGGAATCCGCCAAAAAAAGCATGATGGGCCGCGTAGGTGAAGCTGCCTGGGGTATGGCGTTTCTCCCACGGTCCACTGCCGCACAGGTTCGGGCAGTTCGCTTCCTCCAGCACGGCGGCATCGAATCGTAGGGTATCGAGTGTGATCATCAGAATGTCGTGTGTGCCGACAATGGTATTCATATCTGTCATAAGTATCGTTCCTTTACTGTGAGTGCCTGCATTTCCCATTCATACGTGCCAAGGCCGCCGTATTCCACGCCGTACAGCAAATCACCGAACGGATTGATGTCGGCCACATAGGTGCGTTGCGACCCGGCAGCGACCAGCACGTCTACACCGGCAATCGCCGAACCCGGAAAGGCTGCCAGTGCCTGCTCTGCCGTCCCGCGCACCCGGGCCTGCGTTTCCGCCGACAGCCCGGCTTCTCCCGGCGTCATCCGCTCGCTGCGCAGGTGCAGATTGGTGATGGGCGAGGAGCTGACGCGGGCAACCGCGTGGCAGGCTTCGCCCATTACCACCAGCTGGCGGATGTCGAATGCCTTCCCGCCGGAGCTGGACTTCGGAATCCACTGCTCGGCGTATGCGCCGTGGCGGCAGATCCAGTCTATGATGCCGCGGATGGTGGCTGGGTCGGTATACTGGCGCAGCTTGCCGGAGTTGTAGTAGACGGGCGGCCGGGTGATGTAATGCTCCACCCCGACCGTCGTCACTGCCACTTCGGCCCCCGTAGCCGGGTGGACCTGATAGGCCATCACGCCGGATGCGGCAGAGCCGCAGGCCAGCTTGATGAAGACGCGGTGCATCCGCTGCTGAAGCATCGCCTCACGCAGGGAGGCGTAGTCCTCCAGCTGCGCTCCGCTGCCAAGCGGCCGGGGCACCGGCACACCGGCTGCGCCCAGCAGCTGCTGGGCGCGGCGCTTGTCCGTCATGGCCGCGACCTCCGCCGGGTCGTTGACCCAGCGGGCCTGCGGCAGGATGGTGCGGGCTTCGCGCGCAAGCCTGGCCAGCAGCCGGCAATACCCCCGGAACCACTGGGACGGGTGGTGCAGCACCCCCGGCAGCTCCCGCAGCTGCCGGGCGGTCTTGACGCTGAGCGGGCGGGGGTCTGCCCTGTGGGCATGGGGATGCAGCGAGTCATCGCTGTCCTCCGCATCCGGTGCCCCCAGGGCGATGATCGCCCGCTCCACCGCGAAGCTGCCGCCTGGGGATTCCAGGCGCAGTAGCGCGGCAGGGCTGCCGGGAGCGGACCCGGCAGCTTCGGGGCCGGCCGCCGGATGTGGCGGCGGCCAGCCCTGCTCCGCCAGCAGCTGCTGCAGGGAGTTACCCTGCAGCAGCTGGGCGTAGGGCACGACCAGCGCGGGCGGGAGGCCCAGCCGGCGGCGCGCCTGCTGGATGCCGCCGGTCCGCTTGTCGCCGGGCTGGCCGATCACGATCAGCGGCTGCACGGGCAGCTCACTCCGCGATCGTAGTATAACGCCATTCATCATTGCTGTCCTGCCGTTCGCTGAGATCGGCAGGCAGTCCGCTCTGCTTCCAGCGCTCCATCATGGACTCGGACATGAAGTGGTGGCTGAGGCTGATCGCCTTCAGTCCTTTGACGCGCGTGCTGGCCAGCAGGGCAGCAGCACCGACATCACCGAGCGTCCCGCAGGACAGATCCAGCGTCTCCAACTGGTCCAGGATAGGCGCGTCTGCAAGCGCGACGGCAATTTCATCCTCGATCTCACTGTTCTTCAGGCCCAGATAGG
This window encodes:
- a CDS encoding STM4011 family radical SAM protein, coding for MNAVLYYRGFLTSCNYDCPYCPFSKNRDSAARLQRDREGLETFVAWAAAQGKDGHRLSIFFNPYGEGLIHRWYKQAMITLSRMEHVDKVAIQTNLSADLAFTDQLNRQKAAFWATYHPGQVTEHKFLDQCMKLYEGGVPFSVGSVGIRSAFDAIASLRAKLPEQVYLWVNAYKDLPDYYTDDELAFLGGIDPHFALNATDYDSLGKACGAGSQVFYVQGQGLVKRCYKDRAVIGNLYRDGLKGLSAARSCRMKVCDCYIGYIHMPELRLADIYGSGLLERIPYGVMNT
- a CDS encoding STM4012 family radical SAM protein, whose translation is MTSVPNRPLLHQGGQPPLSVEQLQHWKDSITADPYRSYLYSYPHKTAYRELQPPLPLETLWRDEPAESFFLYMHIPFCGARCGFCNLFTLPDKRADVHARYVDALERQARQWSAFTGHKPYARFAIGGGTPTLLAADQLRRLFTIATGVMGLDPAAASISVETSPETITAEKLGILQEHTVDRVSMGIQSFVAAESAAIYRPQNPDEVYRALELLGRYDFPILNLDLIYGLPGQTVDSWLYSLEQALTYEPEEIFLYPLYTREHTIVKPEDIGRQDDIRMDCYNAARQVLAARGYQQYSMRRFAKPAAGTDKAILDYSCQEEGMVGLGCGARSYTRNVHYASRYGVSRKATESIIADYVATEYYNTADYGIMLSLDEQKRRFILKAILHSEGLQLSDYSGRFGTLLLDDFPELSLLLRSGLGREIDGVLHLTGEGLGYSDSIGDWFISGEVREQMERFVLP
- a CDS encoding glycerophosphodiester phosphodiesterase yields the protein MTTIINFAHRGASAVCPENTMAAFRRGLELGATGIETDVQMTSDGALVLIHDEQLNRTTDKTGYIKDTPLKEVLEADAGSWFGTEFTGERVPVLEELLELLQDNSNILNIELKNGMFLYPGMEEKVIAAVREAGMSERVVLSSFNHYSLAYCKSLAPEIRTGILYGEGLYRPWDYAATLQADALHAYHFAVLPEFVAEAAAHGLVYHPFTVNDPERMKYLITSGVSGIITDYPDVLALLLAAEGV
- the cysC gene encoding adenylyl-sulfate kinase, with amino-acid sequence MNLSHPAGLTLWLTGLSGAGKSTIAALAAEQLRTQGLAVEWLDGDELRRHLGQELGFSREDRFENIRRAVYVANLLSRQGIITLVSVISPYREMRDYARMQLPRFAEIYVDCPLEVCEQRDVKGLYAKARRGEIAAFTGISDPYEIPEQPELTLLSGQQSPSQSTALLLEWLGAKPTRQ
- a CDS encoding SLC45 family MFS transporter — translated: MKRIWLLGFGFFSISITWSLYNAFVPFFLEKYVHSVALISFLMTIDNYFALFLQPWIGSRSDRTNTRYGRRMPYLMLGMPLAAVLTMLIPFHTGLFTLLLFMMLMNLSMSLYRSPTVALMPDITPEPQRTKANGLINFMGGFGSILAFGVGSKLYNSNPALPFIVAGAITLLCLLIVTRFIKENRDGVNPAAAAVPEAAIQPGMDRTAAIRSHRISFKSQLDRTTVFLLAAIFFWFVAYQGVETLFTLYGKNHLGLSEQDASFSLTFFSLAFVLFAVPSGWLGSRFGKKKVIIIGVCGLMAVFATVGLAGNLLMLRALLLTGGIFWACININSYPYVVATGTEESIGTRTGMYYLVSSLAAISSPPLLGLLIDLWGYSVLFYSAALSMAVALLCMLLIHGNKSKRLRRPL
- a CDS encoding STM4013/SEN3800 family hydrolase, with the translated sequence MTDMNTIVGTHDILMITLDTLRFDAAVLEEANCPNLCGSGPWEKRHTPGSFTYAAHHAFFGGFLPTPATTDKSEHIRLFHSKNTGMKTHPHTWLFDTPDIVAGLAAEGYRTVCIGGVIFFTKKNPLARALPAYFQHSYWRMTFGVTNPRSTEHQVNHALKLLENTAPDQRLFMFLNVSAIHGPNHYFVPGARHDSVDSQCAALRYVDGELGRLFHAFRARGNPVFCLAFSDHGTAYGEDGYQGHRLAHETVWNVPYREFIL
- a CDS encoding STM4014 family protein, which produces MQPLIVIGQPGDKRTGGIQQARRRLGLPPALVVPYAQLLQGNSLQQLLAEQGWPPPHPAAGPEAAGSAPGSPAALLRLESPGGSFAVERAIIALGAPDAEDSDDSLHPHAHRADPRPLSVKTARQLRELPGVLHHPSQWFRGYCRLLARLAREARTILPQARWVNDPAEVAAMTDKRRAQQLLGAAGVPVPRPLGSGAQLEDYASLREAMLQQRMHRVFIKLACGSAASGVMAYQVHPATGAEVAVTTVGVEHYITRPPVYYNSGKLRQYTDPATIRGIIDWICRHGAYAEQWIPKSSSGGKAFDIRQLVVMGEACHAVARVSSSPITNLHLRSERMTPGEAGLSAETQARVRGTAEQALAAFPGSAIAGVDVLVAAGSQRTYVADINPFGDLLYGVEYGGLGTYEWEMQALTVKERYL